DNA from Dehalococcoidia bacterium:
GGTGGGCAGCCTCTTCCGCCACACCATCAACCACGAGGCGCAGCACGGCGGGCATATTGACTTCATCAGGGGGCTGCGTCAGGCGGGATGGGACATGGGCATGGGCGTGGGCATGGCGCAGCGCTAGCCCGCCGCGGGATTCGCCACAGAAAGGGGAGGGAACCTGTGGAGAAGTCTCTGTCTGGTCATCACCTGTCGTACAGCGACGTCCGCCATGACGTGGTGCTTCAGGTAGCAAAACTCATGGTGGCGGCAGCCATCACTGCCCCCAAGTCCGGGGGGCAACTGTTCATGAAGGGGTCGCCCCTCTTCGTCGAGACGGTCATCGTGGATGACCGGCAGACGCTTCACCTTCTGGCGGAATGGATGCGCTCGCGGGCCCGCGAGCGGCGCGAAGCTATCTGGGTCCGTGACGCCGACGTCGCGGAGAAAGTGGACTGCGTTCTGTTCATCGGCCTCAAGGACTGGTATCCGCCGGTGTACGATTGCGGGGCGTGCGGCTATTCCACGTGCGCCGAGTTCATGCGGGCGACGCAGGGTCTGCGCAACGAGAGCAAGCCGTTTGAGTTCGAAGGGCCGCAGTGCAACCTGCGCGATATTGATCTGGGCATAGCTGTAGGCTCGGCTGCGAAGACGGCCTCTCTGAACAACGTGGACTGCCGCTGCCAGACGCGCATCGCGGTGGCGGCCCGCAAGCTGGGCGTCATTCAAGCTGATGTCGCCGTGGCCCTCTCGTTGAGTCTGACGCACAAGAACGTGGGCTTTGACCGCGCCATGCCGCAGGTGGACT
Protein-coding regions in this window:
- a CDS encoding DUF2148 domain-containing protein: MEKSLSGHHLSYSDVRHDVVLQVAKLMVAAAITAPKSGGQLFMKGSPLFVETVIVDDRQTLHLLAEWMRSRARERREAIWVRDADVAEKVDCVLFIGLKDWYPPVYDCGACGYSTCAEFMRATQGLRNESKPFEFEGPQCNLRDIDLGIAVGSAAKTASLNNVDCRCQTRIAVAARKLGVIQADVAVALSLSLTHKNVGFDRAMPQVD